The following are encoded in a window of Arthrobacter sp. OAP107 genomic DNA:
- the dxs gene encoding 1-deoxy-D-xylulose-5-phosphate synthase: MGLLETIRNPQDLSKLAAAQLDQLAAEVREFLIGNVSQTGGHLGPNLGVVELTMAVHRIFDSPRDSIVFDTGHQSYVHKLLTGRHDFSTLRQQGGLSGYPDRAESEHDIVESSHASSSLSWADGISRARQLTGDGDRYVVAVVGDGALTGGMAWEAINNIAADKKRRVVIVVNDNGRSYAPTVGGFADYLASLRPTIDSLRAAPAYEGALDWWKKRLQNGGPAGQFTYKSLHAMKKGIKDWWAPQGMFEDLGMKYIGPVDGHNLQAMEHALSTARNYAGPVIVHAMTEKGHGYAPARAHEADQFHAVGIIDPETGEPAEAGGAKSWTSVFADEIADIADERKDIVGITGAMLIPVGLHKFAARHPERVFDVGIAEQHALTSAAGMAFGGLHPVVAVYATFLNRAFDQLLMDVALHKAGVTVVLDRAGVTGPDGASHHGMWDMAMVQIVPGLHLAAPRDATRLREELREAVAIEDAPTVIRYSKGTVGAEVEAIERLDDGVDVLSRRPAGSTENDVLIVSVGAMSELALNVANRLGAQGISSTVVDPRWVLPVRKSIIALAARHRLVICIEDGVRAGGVGSRIRQEMRAAGVDTALNEVGLPVEFLDHGTRSQVLERVGLTAQQITHDVVAQVLGTKVPFARPLPGQEHPTTGSLPKL; the protein is encoded by the coding sequence TTGGGACTCTTGGAGACCATCCGGAATCCGCAGGACCTGAGCAAGTTGGCCGCGGCGCAGCTGGATCAGCTGGCCGCCGAGGTCAGGGAATTCCTGATCGGCAACGTCTCCCAGACGGGAGGGCACCTTGGTCCCAACCTCGGCGTCGTCGAACTGACCATGGCGGTGCACCGGATCTTCGATTCGCCCCGCGACAGCATCGTCTTTGATACCGGCCACCAGTCCTACGTGCACAAGCTCCTGACCGGACGGCACGACTTCAGCACCCTCCGCCAGCAGGGCGGCCTGTCCGGTTACCCGGACCGTGCCGAGTCCGAGCACGACATCGTCGAAAGCTCCCACGCCTCCTCCTCGCTGTCCTGGGCCGACGGCATTTCACGCGCCCGCCAGCTGACCGGCGACGGCGACCGGTACGTCGTCGCCGTCGTCGGGGATGGCGCGCTGACCGGCGGCATGGCCTGGGAAGCCATCAACAACATCGCTGCGGACAAGAAGCGCCGCGTCGTCATCGTCGTGAACGACAACGGCCGCTCCTACGCGCCTACGGTGGGCGGCTTTGCCGACTATCTGGCGTCGCTGCGCCCCACCATCGACTCACTCCGCGCCGCCCCGGCCTACGAGGGCGCGCTGGACTGGTGGAAGAAGAGGCTCCAGAACGGCGGCCCCGCCGGCCAGTTCACCTACAAGAGCCTGCACGCCATGAAAAAGGGCATCAAGGACTGGTGGGCCCCGCAGGGCATGTTCGAGGACCTCGGCATGAAGTACATCGGCCCGGTGGACGGCCACAACCTCCAGGCCATGGAGCACGCCCTCTCAACGGCCAGGAACTATGCCGGGCCGGTCATCGTGCACGCCATGACCGAAAAGGGTCATGGGTACGCACCCGCCCGTGCCCATGAAGCGGACCAGTTCCACGCCGTCGGAATCATCGACCCCGAGACGGGCGAGCCCGCAGAAGCCGGCGGCGCGAAGTCCTGGACGTCGGTCTTCGCCGATGAAATCGCGGACATCGCCGACGAGCGTAAGGACATCGTCGGCATCACCGGCGCCATGCTCATCCCGGTGGGGCTGCACAAGTTCGCGGCACGGCACCCGGAACGCGTGTTCGACGTCGGCATTGCCGAACAGCATGCCCTCACCTCCGCCGCGGGCATGGCTTTCGGCGGGCTGCACCCGGTGGTGGCCGTCTACGCCACCTTCCTCAACCGTGCCTTCGACCAGCTCCTGATGGACGTCGCCCTGCACAAGGCCGGCGTAACGGTCGTCCTGGACCGCGCCGGCGTCACCGGCCCCGACGGCGCCAGCCATCACGGGATGTGGGACATGGCCATGGTCCAGATCGTTCCCGGGCTGCACCTGGCGGCCCCACGCGATGCCACCAGGCTGCGGGAGGAACTCCGCGAAGCCGTCGCGATCGAGGACGCCCCCACAGTCATCCGCTATTCCAAGGGAACCGTCGGCGCCGAGGTCGAGGCCATCGAACGGCTCGACGACGGCGTGGACGTGCTGTCCCGCCGCCCCGCCGGCTCCACGGAAAACGACGTCCTGATCGTCAGTGTGGGCGCCATGTCCGAGCTGGCCCTGAACGTCGCCAACCGGCTCGGTGCCCAGGGCATCAGCTCCACGGTCGTCGATCCGCGCTGGGTGCTCCCGGTCCGGAAGTCGATCATCGCACTGGCCGCCAGGCACCGCCTCGTCATCTGCATCGAGGACGGCGTCCGGGCCGGGGGAGTCGGATCGCGGATCCGCCAGGAGATGCGCGCCGCCGGCGTGGACACTGCCCTGAACGAGGTTGGACTGCCGGTCGAATTCCTGGACCACGGAACACGGAGCCAGGTACTGGAACGCGTAGGCCTCACCGCCCAGCAGATCACCCACGACGTCGTTGCCCAGGTTCTTGGGACCAAGGTCCCGTTCGCGCGTCCGCTGCCGGGCCAGGAACACCCCACCACCGGAAGCCTGCCCAAACTGTGA
- a CDS encoding TRAM domain-containing protein codes for MSPDTQTTSTGLELVVDVGPVAHGGHCVARHEGRVVFVRHGIPGERVRVRLTDAEEKAKFWRADVVEVLDASPDRVPHFWRTADSASSWAHGRPPVGGAELGHVSLQRQRSLKSEVLAEQLRRLAAVELSPDVEAVGAASSGMTDDGGAGLGWRTRASFGVTKNGRLGMHAHRSDQVIAVQEMPLAVDGINALRLWDVDLQGIERVEVAAPANGSRPLVLLAPAPGTRAKRLNSIISQLPSDVSVASYDPLKNETLQLRGRTWVQESAAGHDYRVTGAGFWQIHRDAPETLVGAVTGFLHDGGFLEPGAAVADLYAGAGLFTAPLADAVGETGSVLSVEGAPGTSRDARKNLHGAPQVEIVQGKVERVLRQRPRQFDALILDPPRAGAGKAVVSQLIASNPRAIAYVSCDPSSFARDIGYFQQGGWQLSGLRAFDLYPHTHHLETVALLTPRG; via the coding sequence ATGAGCCCGGACACCCAGACCACCTCCACCGGACTCGAACTGGTGGTCGACGTCGGCCCCGTGGCCCACGGCGGACACTGCGTGGCCCGGCACGAGGGCCGCGTGGTCTTCGTCCGCCACGGCATCCCGGGGGAGCGGGTGCGGGTCCGGCTCACCGACGCCGAAGAGAAGGCCAAGTTCTGGCGCGCGGACGTTGTGGAAGTCCTGGATGCTTCGCCGGACCGGGTGCCGCACTTCTGGCGGACCGCCGACTCCGCCAGTTCCTGGGCGCACGGGCGCCCGCCGGTCGGCGGCGCCGAACTCGGCCACGTTTCCCTGCAGCGCCAGCGGAGCCTCAAATCGGAGGTGCTGGCCGAACAGCTTAGGCGGCTCGCCGCCGTCGAACTTTCCCCGGACGTGGAAGCGGTCGGAGCAGCAAGTTCCGGAATGACGGACGACGGCGGGGCCGGACTTGGGTGGCGCACCCGCGCCAGCTTTGGCGTCACCAAGAACGGCCGGCTTGGCATGCACGCCCACCGCTCCGACCAGGTTATCGCTGTGCAGGAGATGCCGCTGGCCGTCGATGGGATCAATGCCCTGCGGCTATGGGATGTGGACCTCCAGGGCATCGAGCGGGTGGAGGTGGCGGCACCCGCCAACGGCTCGCGGCCGCTCGTGCTGCTCGCTCCGGCCCCCGGGACCCGCGCCAAACGGCTGAACTCCATAATTTCCCAGCTTCCGTCGGACGTGTCCGTGGCCAGCTACGACCCCCTCAAGAATGAAACCCTGCAGCTCCGCGGCCGGACCTGGGTGCAGGAATCAGCAGCCGGCCATGACTACCGGGTCACGGGTGCGGGTTTCTGGCAGATCCACCGGGACGCGCCGGAAACCCTGGTGGGCGCCGTCACCGGATTCCTGCACGACGGCGGGTTCCTGGAACCCGGCGCCGCAGTGGCCGACCTGTATGCCGGTGCTGGCCTGTTCACCGCCCCGCTGGCCGACGCGGTGGGGGAGACAGGGTCTGTGCTCTCGGTGGAGGGCGCGCCCGGCACCAGCCGGGATGCCCGGAAAAACCTGCACGGTGCTCCGCAGGTGGAGATTGTGCAGGGCAAGGTGGAGCGGGTGCTCCGCCAGCGGCCGCGCCAGTTCGACGCCCTCATTCTCGACCCGCCGCGAGCCGGCGCAGGCAAGGCTGTTGTCAGCCAGCTCATTGCCTCGAACCCCCGCGCCATTGCCTATGTTTCCTGCGACCCGTCGTCGTTCGCACGCGATATTGGTTACTTCCAGCAGGGCGGCTGGCAGCTGTCCGGTCTGCGGGCCTTTGACCTTTACCCGCACACGCACCATCTCGAGACCGTCGCGCTGCTGACTCCCCGCGGGTGA
- a CDS encoding nucleoside hydrolase: MPSILMDVDTGIDDALALVYLLSRPEVRIEAITCTAGNVGARQVALNNLALLELCGRTGIEVAMGAEVPLEIPLVTTEETHGPQGIGYAELPLPQQEGSPRHAVDVWVEAARAHPGELTGLITGPLTNFALALRAEPDLPKLLKGLVIMGGCFNYQGNTTPTAEWNVSVDPHAAAEVFAAYSGLPEENLPVVCALETTERIELRPEHLQRLAEAAGAEPELVLAEQPEGQRSRSDNPLVACLSDAMRFYMEFHRLYDQGFIAHMHDAFAAAAAIGRTPYGTRPATVHVETEAPRLVGTTVADFRGIWKEPFNARIVTSNDPAQCFDELISSVGALAAGIGKRPHQPEA, from the coding sequence ATGCCCTCCATCCTCATGGATGTTGACACCGGGATCGACGACGCCCTGGCGCTGGTCTACCTGCTGTCCCGGCCGGAGGTCCGGATCGAGGCCATCACGTGCACGGCGGGCAACGTGGGCGCCCGCCAGGTGGCGCTTAACAACCTCGCCCTGCTGGAGCTCTGCGGCCGGACAGGCATTGAAGTTGCCATGGGCGCGGAAGTGCCGCTGGAGATCCCGCTGGTCACCACCGAGGAAACCCACGGACCGCAGGGGATCGGCTACGCCGAGCTCCCGCTGCCGCAGCAGGAGGGTTCACCGCGGCATGCCGTGGACGTGTGGGTGGAAGCGGCCCGGGCACACCCAGGGGAACTCACCGGCCTCATCACTGGGCCGCTGACGAACTTTGCCCTGGCGCTGCGTGCTGAGCCTGACCTGCCCAAGCTGCTCAAGGGGCTGGTCATCATGGGCGGCTGCTTCAATTACCAGGGCAACACGACGCCGACGGCGGAGTGGAACGTGTCCGTGGACCCGCATGCGGCCGCGGAAGTTTTCGCCGCCTACAGCGGGCTTCCGGAGGAGAACCTGCCGGTGGTGTGTGCGCTCGAGACCACGGAGCGCATCGAGCTGCGGCCGGAGCACCTGCAGCGTCTCGCCGAGGCTGCCGGGGCAGAACCGGAACTTGTGCTGGCTGAACAGCCGGAGGGGCAGCGAAGCCGCTCGGACAACCCGCTCGTGGCGTGCCTGTCTGATGCCATGCGCTTCTACATGGAGTTCCACCGGCTCTACGACCAGGGCTTCATCGCGCACATGCATGATGCCTTCGCCGCCGCCGCGGCCATCGGGCGCACTCCGTACGGCACGCGGCCAGCCACAGTGCACGTGGAAACGGAGGCGCCCCGCCTGGTCGGGACCACCGTCGCCGACTTCCGGGGCATCTGGAAGGAGCCGTTCAACGCCAGGATCGTCACGTCGAACGACCCCGCGCAGTGCTTCGACGAGCTGATCTCATCGGTGGGCGCTCTGGCGGCCGGTATTGGGAAGCGGCCGCACCAGCCGGAGGCGTAG
- a CDS encoding DUF402 domain-containing protein — protein MREPDSLQPGELVVSRNRKWDGTAHWVVPGRYLGEDQHGWWIFQPANEFCSRPGAAFYTASDAVLLVPRTGEFVVTFYDDTYPGDFRVYVDLATGHEWHRIKPGVTEFHMIDMDLDVIRSVKRGVFVDDEDEFAEHRLRMEYPETLVRAMQAECDSLFLAVKGQDAPFDGTDTTWFMRGRA, from the coding sequence GTGAGGGAGCCTGATTCCCTGCAGCCAGGCGAACTGGTGGTGTCCCGGAACCGCAAGTGGGACGGCACAGCCCATTGGGTGGTGCCCGGCCGCTACCTCGGCGAAGACCAGCACGGCTGGTGGATCTTCCAGCCGGCCAACGAGTTCTGCTCCCGCCCCGGCGCCGCCTTTTACACCGCCTCCGACGCCGTGCTCCTCGTTCCGCGGACCGGGGAGTTCGTTGTCACCTTCTACGACGACACCTACCCTGGCGACTTCCGCGTCTATGTCGACCTGGCCACCGGCCACGAGTGGCACCGGATCAAGCCCGGCGTAACAGAATTCCATATGATCGACATGGACCTGGACGTCATCCGCTCGGTAAAGCGCGGCGTGTTCGTCGACGACGAGGACGAGTTCGCCGAGCACCGGCTCCGCATGGAGTACCCTGAGACGCTGGTGCGCGCCATGCAGGCCGAGTGCGACTCCCTGTTCCTGGCCGTCAAAGGCCAGGATGCGCCCTTTGACGGCACCGATACCACCTGGTTTATGAGAGGACGGGCATGA
- a CDS encoding aldo/keto reductase has product MTEYRRLGKSGLTVSVVGLGCNNLGRANTVTESQEGTDAVVHAALDAGVTLFDVADTYGREPGLSETMLGKALGARRDDVVVATKFGMDMRGANGEDFGARGSRRYVIRAAEASLRRLGTDYIDLYQFHTPDPQTPIEETLDALNDLVTSGKVRYIGHSNRAGWQIAEAEFVARARGGARFVSAQNHYNLLDRRAEQEVTPAAEAYGLGVLPYFPLANGLLTGKYAQDQAPEGSRLSHTRTNLVHDADWQQLKAFSAFAAARDLTEVQVTFSWLAAQPSVSSVIAGATRPEQVRQNAGAVAWVPDRAELDKLDAIFPQTPKVALF; this is encoded by the coding sequence ATGACTGAATACCGCCGTCTTGGAAAATCCGGACTGACCGTCTCCGTCGTGGGCCTCGGCTGCAACAACCTGGGCCGGGCAAACACGGTGACCGAATCGCAGGAGGGGACGGACGCCGTCGTGCATGCCGCCCTCGACGCCGGGGTGACCCTCTTCGACGTCGCCGACACCTACGGCCGCGAGCCGGGACTCAGCGAAACGATGCTCGGCAAGGCCCTGGGGGCCAGGCGCGACGACGTCGTGGTGGCCACCAAGTTCGGCATGGACATGCGCGGAGCCAACGGCGAGGACTTCGGTGCCCGCGGTTCGCGCCGCTATGTCATCCGCGCCGCGGAGGCCTCGCTGCGCCGGCTCGGCACCGACTACATCGATCTGTACCAGTTCCACACGCCCGATCCCCAGACGCCGATCGAGGAGACCCTCGACGCGCTGAACGACCTCGTCACCAGCGGCAAGGTCCGGTACATCGGCCACTCGAACCGTGCCGGCTGGCAGATCGCCGAGGCCGAATTCGTGGCCCGCGCCCGCGGCGGGGCCCGGTTTGTCTCAGCGCAGAACCACTACAACCTCCTGGACCGCCGCGCCGAGCAGGAGGTCACACCGGCCGCCGAAGCGTACGGGCTGGGCGTGCTGCCCTACTTCCCGCTGGCCAACGGCCTGCTGACCGGCAAGTACGCGCAAGACCAGGCACCGGAAGGCTCGCGCCTCAGCCACACGCGGACCAACCTGGTGCACGACGCCGACTGGCAGCAGCTGAAGGCGTTCAGCGCCTTCGCCGCCGCCAGAGACCTGACCGAGGTCCAGGTGACGTTCTCCTGGCTGGCGGCACAGCCGTCGGTCAGCAGCGTGATTGCCGGCGCCACCCGTCCGGAACAGGTCCGGCAGAACGCCGGGGCGGTTGCCTGGGTGCCGGACCGAGCCGAGCTCGACAAACTGGATGCCATCTTCCCGCAGACCCCCAAGGTGGCACTGTTCTGA
- a CDS encoding aconitate hydratase, translating to MSTVDSFGSKGKLDVAGTEYEIFRLNSVEGSETLPFSLKVLLENLLRTEDGANITADHVRALAGWDPNAQPDTEIQFTPARVIMQDFTGVPCVVDLATMREAVKELGGDPKRVNPLAPAEMVIDHSVQIDVFGNSGALERNMEIEYQRNGERYQFLRWGQTAFDDFKVVPPGTGIVHQVNIEYLARTIMTRTVDGALRAYPDTCVGTDSHTTMVNGMGVLGWGVGGIEAEAAMLGQPVSMLIPRVVGFKLSGSIPAGATATDVVLTITEMLRKHGVVGKFVEFYGEGVAAVPLANRATIGNMSPEFGSTAAMFPIDDVTLDYLRLTGRPEENVALVEAYAKEQGLWHDPSRELRFSEYLELDLSTVVPSIAGPKRPQDRIELTEAKDEFRHDLKNYVTHDADAGSLDESLEESFPASDPPSFTTGATHVTDSDRVPPKYSAAHGAEGRISSPVAIKMEDGREFDLDHGAVTIASITSCTNTSNPSVMLAAAVLARNAVNKGLTAKPWVKTSVAPGSKVVTDYYEKSGLTPYLEKLGFYIVGYGCATCIGNSGPLEAEISEAIQANDLAVSAVLSGNRNFEGRINPDVKMNYLASPPLVIAYALAGSMDFDFETDPLGKDEAGNDVFLKDIWPNPVEVQEVIDSSIDKEMFAKGYEGVFEGDDRWKALDTPAGDTFAWDEKSTYVRKPPYFEGMKAQPEPVQDIAGARVLLKLGDSVTTDHISPAGSFKSDTPAGQYLLANGVERKDFNSYGSRRGNHEVMIRGTFANIRIKNQLLDGVEGGFTRDFTQADGPQAYVYDAAQNYQAAGTPLVVLAGKEYGSGSSRDWAAKGTALLGVKAVIAESYERIHRSNLIGMGVLPLQFPAGESAATLGLTGTETFAVEGVTALNEGTTPKTLKVTATAEDGSTKSFDAVLRIDTPGEADYYRNGGILQYVLRQISAN from the coding sequence ATGAGCACTGTGGACAGCTTCGGTTCAAAAGGCAAACTTGATGTTGCCGGAACCGAATACGAAATTTTCCGGTTGAACTCCGTTGAAGGTTCAGAAACCCTTCCGTTCAGCCTTAAGGTACTGCTTGAAAACCTGCTGAGGACCGAGGACGGCGCGAACATCACCGCCGATCACGTACGCGCCCTGGCAGGATGGGACCCGAATGCCCAGCCCGACACTGAAATCCAGTTCACGCCCGCCCGCGTGATCATGCAGGACTTCACTGGTGTCCCCTGCGTGGTGGACCTTGCCACCATGCGTGAGGCTGTCAAGGAGCTCGGCGGTGATCCGAAGAGGGTGAACCCGCTGGCCCCGGCCGAGATGGTCATTGACCACTCCGTCCAGATCGACGTTTTCGGTAACTCCGGCGCACTGGAGCGCAACATGGAGATCGAATACCAGCGCAACGGTGAGCGCTACCAGTTCCTGCGCTGGGGCCAGACCGCGTTCGACGACTTCAAGGTCGTCCCGCCGGGAACCGGCATCGTGCACCAGGTCAACATCGAATACCTGGCCCGCACCATCATGACCCGCACCGTTGACGGCGCGCTGCGCGCCTACCCCGACACCTGCGTCGGCACCGACTCGCACACCACCATGGTGAACGGCATGGGCGTGCTCGGCTGGGGCGTCGGCGGCATCGAAGCCGAGGCGGCCATGCTCGGCCAGCCGGTTTCCATGCTCATCCCGCGCGTGGTTGGCTTCAAGCTCAGCGGCAGCATCCCTGCCGGTGCCACCGCCACCGACGTCGTGCTCACCATCACCGAGATGCTGCGCAAGCACGGTGTTGTGGGCAAATTCGTGGAGTTCTACGGCGAAGGCGTTGCCGCGGTGCCGCTGGCCAACCGGGCCACGATCGGCAACATGAGCCCCGAGTTCGGCTCCACGGCTGCCATGTTCCCGATCGACGACGTCACCCTCGACTACCTGCGCCTCACCGGCCGGCCCGAGGAGAACGTCGCCCTGGTGGAGGCCTACGCCAAGGAGCAGGGCCTCTGGCACGATCCGTCCCGCGAACTGCGCTTCTCCGAGTACCTCGAACTGGACCTCTCCACCGTGGTTCCCTCGATCGCCGGCCCGAAGCGTCCGCAGGACCGCATCGAGCTGACCGAGGCCAAGGACGAGTTCCGCCACGACCTCAAGAACTACGTCACCCACGACGCCGACGCCGGCTCGCTGGATGAGTCGCTGGAGGAATCCTTCCCGGCTTCCGACCCGCCCTCCTTCACCACCGGCGCCACGCACGTGACCGACAGCGACCGCGTTCCGCCGAAGTACTCCGCCGCGCACGGTGCCGAGGGCCGCATCTCCAGCCCCGTCGCCATCAAGATGGAGGACGGCCGCGAGTTCGACCTGGACCACGGAGCGGTGACCATCGCCTCGATCACCTCGTGCACCAACACGTCCAACCCGTCGGTCATGCTTGCAGCCGCCGTGCTGGCACGCAACGCCGTGAACAAGGGCCTCACCGCCAAGCCGTGGGTCAAGACCTCCGTTGCCCCCGGTTCCAAAGTGGTCACCGACTACTACGAGAAGTCCGGCCTCACCCCGTACCTGGAGAAGCTCGGCTTCTACATCGTGGGCTACGGCTGCGCCACCTGCATCGGCAACTCCGGCCCGCTGGAAGCCGAGATCTCCGAAGCCATCCAGGCCAACGACCTCGCCGTCAGCGCCGTGCTCTCGGGCAACCGCAACTTCGAAGGCCGCATCAACCCGGACGTCAAGATGAACTACCTGGCCTCCCCGCCGCTGGTCATCGCCTACGCCCTGGCCGGTTCCATGGACTTCGACTTCGAGACCGACCCCCTGGGCAAGGACGAAGCAGGCAACGACGTCTTCCTGAAGGACATCTGGCCCAACCCTGTCGAGGTCCAGGAAGTCATCGACTCCTCCATCGACAAGGAGATGTTCGCCAAGGGCTACGAGGGCGTCTTCGAGGGCGACGACCGCTGGAAGGCGCTCGACACCCCCGCCGGTGACACCTTCGCCTGGGATGAAAAGTCCACGTACGTCCGGAAGCCCCCGTACTTCGAGGGCATGAAGGCCCAGCCGGAGCCCGTCCAGGACATCGCCGGTGCCCGCGTGCTGCTCAAGCTCGGCGACTCCGTCACCACGGACCACATCTCCCCGGCCGGTTCGTTCAAGTCCGACACCCCCGCCGGCCAGTACCTGCTGGCCAACGGCGTGGAGCGCAAGGACTTCAACTCCTACGGCTCGCGCCGTGGCAACCACGAGGTCATGATCCGCGGCACGTTCGCGAACATCCGCATCAAGAACCAGCTCCTGGACGGCGTGGAGGGCGGCTTCACCCGCGACTTCACCCAGGCTGACGGCCCGCAGGCCTACGTCTACGACGCCGCTCAGAACTACCAGGCAGCCGGCACCCCGCTGGTGGTCCTGGCCGGCAAGGAGTACGGCTCCGGTTCGTCCCGTGACTGGGCAGCCAAGGGCACGGCACTGCTGGGCGTCAAGGCCGTCATCGCCGAGAGCTACGAGCGCATCCACCGCTCCAACCTCATCGGCATGGGCGTTCTTCCGCTGCAGTTCCCGGCGGGCGAGTCCGCTGCCACGCTGGGCCTGACGGGCACGGAAACCTTCGCTGTGGAGGGCGTCACCGCCCTGAACGAAGGCACCACGCCCAAGACCCTCAAGGTCACCGCCACCGCCGAGGACGGCTCCACCAAGTCCTTCGACGCAGTGCTCCGCATCGACACCCCGGGTGAAGCGGACTACTACCGCAACGGCGGCATCCTGCAGTACGTTCTGCGCCAGATCTCCGCTAACTAG
- a CDS encoding APC family permease — protein sequence MLTILNAAKRVLVGRPFRNDRMAHTLLPKRIALPIFASDALSSVAYAPDEILLTLALAGVSAVTISPLVGLAVMVVLLTVVASYRQNVHAYPSGGGDYEIANENLGKYAGLTVASALLVDYVLTVAVSMSSAATYLTTAIPSLHGQQALIATIGVVILALVNLRGIKEAGSVFAVPTYIFMASILGMTVVGIFQAVTGQLGKAPSAAFTIVPSPDFDQGLVGLAGAFLLLRAFSSGAAALTGVEAISNGVPNFQKPKSKNAATTLLLLGIIASAMLAGIIYLANATKVHIVLDPATEFLLNGRPLPEGYIQNPAISQIAQTIFGNGSIPFYIVVAATGVILVFASNTAFNGFPVLGSILAQDGYLPRQLRTRGDRLAFSNGVLALAAGALVLILSFNADVTKLIQLYIVGVFISFTASQLGMVRHWGRELKLAKDKAVKRRMIKSRTINMIGFGMTALVLVIVLITKFEQGAWIALLAMFVLFLIMWSIRAHYDNVAKELAVDEDSSPRALPTRVHAVLLVSHVRKPVLRALAYARASRPSRLDAITVDINAEETAHTLADWEKLEIPVPLTILASPYRETVTPIMDYIKNMRRDSPRDLIVVYIPEYVVGKWWEQLVHNQTALRIKTRLHFEPGVMVASVPWQLKSSEEAKRLQDIQ from the coding sequence GTGCTGACAATTCTGAATGCCGCGAAGCGCGTGCTGGTGGGAAGGCCCTTCCGGAACGACAGGATGGCCCACACACTCCTGCCGAAGAGGATCGCGCTCCCCATTTTCGCCTCGGATGCCTTGTCATCCGTTGCCTACGCCCCCGATGAGATACTCCTCACGCTGGCCCTGGCCGGCGTGAGCGCGGTGACCATTTCCCCGCTCGTCGGCCTCGCCGTCATGGTGGTCCTGCTCACGGTGGTGGCGTCCTACCGGCAGAATGTGCATGCCTACCCGTCCGGCGGCGGTGACTACGAGATTGCCAACGAGAACCTGGGTAAGTACGCGGGACTGACGGTGGCGTCTGCCCTGCTGGTGGACTACGTCCTGACCGTCGCCGTGTCCATGTCCTCGGCGGCCACCTACCTCACCACTGCCATCCCGTCTCTGCATGGACAGCAGGCACTCATCGCCACCATCGGGGTTGTGATCCTGGCGCTGGTCAACCTGCGCGGCATCAAGGAGGCCGGCAGCGTCTTCGCGGTGCCGACGTACATCTTTATGGCCTCCATCCTGGGCATGACCGTCGTCGGGATCTTCCAGGCCGTGACCGGCCAGCTGGGCAAGGCCCCGTCGGCCGCGTTCACGATCGTCCCCTCACCCGACTTCGACCAGGGACTCGTAGGCCTCGCCGGCGCGTTCCTGTTGCTGCGCGCTTTTTCCTCCGGCGCCGCCGCCCTGACCGGTGTGGAGGCCATCAGCAACGGCGTGCCGAACTTTCAAAAGCCCAAGAGCAAAAACGCGGCCACCACGCTGCTGCTGCTTGGCATCATTGCCTCGGCAATGCTGGCAGGGATCATCTACCTGGCCAACGCCACCAAGGTGCACATCGTGCTGGACCCGGCCACCGAGTTCCTGCTTAACGGCCGACCCCTGCCCGAGGGGTACATCCAGAACCCGGCCATCAGCCAGATTGCGCAGACCATCTTCGGCAACGGCTCCATTCCGTTCTACATCGTGGTCGCGGCCACCGGCGTCATCCTGGTGTTTGCCTCCAACACCGCCTTCAACGGCTTCCCGGTGCTGGGCTCCATCCTCGCCCAGGACGGCTACCTGCCCCGGCAGCTGCGCACCCGCGGCGACAGGCTCGCCTTCAGCAACGGCGTGCTTGCCCTGGCAGCCGGTGCCCTGGTGCTCATCCTGTCGTTCAACGCGGATGTAACCAAGCTCATTCAGCTATATATCGTCGGTGTTTTCATCTCCTTCACGGCCAGCCAGCTTGGCATGGTCCGGCACTGGGGCCGGGAACTGAAACTGGCAAAGGACAAGGCCGTCAAGCGCCGGATGATCAAGTCGCGGACCATCAATATGATCGGCTTCGGCATGACCGCGCTGGTGCTGGTGATCGTACTTATCACCAAGTTCGAGCAGGGCGCCTGGATTGCGCTGCTCGCCATGTTTGTTCTGTTCCTCATCATGTGGAGCATCCGCGCCCACTACGACAACGTCGCCAAGGAGCTGGCGGTCGACGAGGACTCCTCGCCGCGCGCCCTGCCCACCCGCGTGCACGCTGTGCTGCTGGTGTCGCATGTCCGCAAGCCCGTCCTCCGGGCGCTGGCCTATGCGCGGGCTTCCCGGCCGTCGCGGCTTGACGCGATCACCGTGGACATCAACGCCGAGGAAACAGCACACACCCTCGCCGACTGGGAGAAACTGGAGATCCCGGTTCCGCTGACCATCCTCGCCAGCCCGTACCGCGAGACGGTCACGCCGATCATGGACTACATCAAGAACATGCGCCGGGACTCGCCCCGCGACCTCATCGTGGTCTACATCCCCGAGTACGTGGTGGGCAAATGGTGGGAGCAGCTGGTGCATAACCAGACAGCCCTCCGCATCAAGACCCGGCTCCACTTTGAGCCGGGCGTCATGGTTGCCAGCGTTCCCTGGCAGCTCAAATCATCCGAAGAAGCCAAGAGACTGCAGGACATTCAATGA